A DNA window from Thermus tengchongensis contains the following coding sequences:
- a CDS encoding HEPN domain-containing protein codes for MERSRDFFLQAKRDLEHARFALENGFYEWAAFSAQQAAEKAVKAVFQHLGAVAWGHSVQGLLEELARQYPVSEALLDGASELDKAYIPTRYPDALPEGAPFERYRRPEAERLLRYAEEVYAFCKGLLPPMD; via the coding sequence GTGGAGCGAAGCCGGGATTTTTTCCTTCAGGCGAAAAGGGACCTGGAGCACGCGCGCTTCGCTCTGGAGAACGGGTTTTACGAATGGGCTGCCTTTTCCGCTCAGCAGGCAGCGGAAAAAGCGGTCAAAGCCGTCTTTCAGCATCTGGGGGCCGTGGCCTGGGGACATTCGGTGCAGGGCCTCCTGGAGGAGCTGGCCCGACAATACCCCGTGAGCGAAGCCCTTCTGGACGGGGCCAGCGAGTTGGACAAGGCCTACATCCCCACCCGTTACCCCGACGCCCTCCCCGAAGGGGCTCCCTTTGAGCGGTACCGGCGTCCGGAGGCCGAAAGGCTCTTACGCTATGCCGAGGAGGTCTATGCCTTCTGTAAGGGTCTTCTTCCCCCCATGGACTAA